In a genomic window of Ralstonia nicotianae:
- the prfA gene encoding peptide chain release factor 1, whose translation MKPSMLSKLDQLAERTVEINALLAREDATANLDQYRKLTREHAELEPVVAQYAAWKQAEDDVTTAQELLADPDMKAFAEDEIRAARERMTTLEAELQRLLLPKDPNDHRNIFLEIRAGTGGDESALFAGDLLRMYTRYAERQRWQVEIVSESASDLGGYKEVIVRLVGEGAYSRLKFESGGHRVQRVPATEAQGRIHTSACTVAVMPEADPLADIQINPADLRIDTFRASGAGGQHINKTDSAVRLTHLPTGLVVECQDDRSQHRNKDRAMQVLAARLKDRQEREAQAKEASARKSLIGSGDRSDRIRTYNFPQGRITDHRINLTLYKIDALMDGDLGELLGALAAEHQAEQLAALGEEA comes from the coding sequence ATGAAGCCCAGCATGCTGTCCAAGCTCGACCAACTGGCCGAGCGCACCGTCGAAATCAACGCGCTGCTCGCGCGCGAAGACGCCACCGCCAACCTCGACCAGTACCGCAAGCTCACGCGCGAACACGCCGAGCTCGAACCCGTGGTGGCGCAGTACGCCGCGTGGAAACAGGCCGAGGATGACGTCACCACCGCGCAGGAACTGCTGGCCGACCCCGACATGAAGGCGTTCGCTGAAGACGAGATCCGCGCGGCGCGCGAACGCATGACCACGCTCGAGGCCGAGCTGCAGCGCCTGCTGCTGCCCAAGGACCCGAACGACCATCGCAACATCTTCCTGGAAATCCGCGCCGGCACGGGCGGCGACGAGTCCGCGCTGTTCGCTGGCGACCTGCTGCGCATGTACACGCGCTACGCCGAACGCCAGCGCTGGCAGGTGGAGATCGTCAGCGAATCGGCGTCGGACCTCGGCGGCTACAAGGAAGTGATTGTCCGGCTGGTGGGCGAAGGTGCCTACTCGCGGCTGAAATTCGAGTCGGGCGGCCACCGCGTGCAGCGCGTGCCGGCCACCGAAGCGCAGGGCCGCATCCACACCTCCGCCTGCACCGTGGCCGTGATGCCCGAGGCCGACCCGCTCGCCGACATCCAGATCAACCCGGCCGACCTGCGCATCGACACCTTCCGCGCGTCGGGCGCGGGCGGCCAGCACATCAACAAGACCGACTCGGCGGTGCGCCTCACCCACCTGCCCACCGGCCTGGTGGTGGAATGCCAGGACGACCGCAGCCAGCACCGCAACAAGGACCGCGCCATGCAAGTGCTGGCCGCGCGCCTGAAGGACCGCCAGGAGCGCGAGGCGCAGGCCAAGGAGGCCAGCGCGCGCAAGAGCCTGATCGGCTCGGGCGACCGCAGCGACCGCATCCGCACGTACAACTTCCCGCAGGGCCGCATCACCGACCACCGCATCAACCTGACGCTGTACAAGATCGATGCGCTCATGGACGGCGACCTGGGCGAACTGCTGGGTGCGCTGGCCGCCGAGCATCAGGCCGAACAGCTGGCCGCCCTCGGTGAAGAGGCCTGA
- the mdoH gene encoding glucans biosynthesis glucosyltransferase MdoH, giving the protein MELPATSGLNAQPGNAEGTTASTRPATALSVAERYLEALPLPAEARAALRREAGIEPADKDAVALAKLHRALARLDAAQTASIEGSVPAYASIGSRLDAAYGTPHAGTATPEPAPPLEHDTAGRIHLDTGPEPARRSMVPWPWVLGPIWRARRAIGRLFSGGTAPVPYEQPDSPDPKGIWRFVGARRRLTLLALMIAQTVAATWAMSSVLPYHGHDWLEAIIIALFALLFCWVSAGFWTAITGFLLLAFHGDRFVISRRAAPNAPIPDDARTAIVMPICNEDVQRVFAGLRATYESLQRTGHLEHFDFFVLSDSGDPDIRTAEADAWLHVCRALDGFGRVFYRWRRHRVKRKSGNIDDFCRRWGGRYRYMIVLDADSVMSGDCLTRLVQLMEGAPSAGIIQTAPLAAGRDTLYARIQQFATRVYGPLFTAGLHYWQLGESHYWGHNAIIRLEPFIKHCALAPIPGKGSLSGEIMSHDFVEAALMRRAGWAVWIAYDLDGSYEEMPPNLLDELGRDRRWCHGNLMNFRLFGSPGFHPVHRAVFVTGVMAYLSAPLWFLFLLLSTALLAKHTLIAPEYFTQPRQLFPIWPEWHPEKAAALFSATATVLFLPKILSVLVLWAKGPRRFGGALHLALSMVIEAVFSVLAAPVRMLFHTRFVTAAFLGWKVHWKSPPRDDAQTHWGDAVRRHGLHTLLGLGWAALVYWLNPSFLWWLSPVVGALIVSILLSVFSSRVTLGRGMRRWRLFMIPEEVRPPRELRAMRKHLRQAPPTPDFRLAVVDPVTNALMCAIGTARFPHDPKLLEVRDATVLQALAAGPDKLTSKQKLVLLSDPLALSALHLAVWSSDVHRAAWLPANALASKAAA; this is encoded by the coding sequence GTGGAGCTACCTGCTACCTCCGGGCTGAACGCCCAGCCCGGCAACGCTGAGGGCACGACCGCCTCCACCCGGCCGGCCACGGCGCTGTCCGTGGCCGAGCGTTATCTCGAGGCGCTCCCCTTGCCTGCCGAAGCGCGTGCCGCCCTGCGGCGCGAGGCAGGCATCGAGCCGGCCGACAAGGACGCGGTGGCATTGGCCAAGCTGCACCGTGCGCTCGCCAGGCTCGACGCCGCGCAGACCGCATCGATCGAAGGCAGCGTCCCTGCCTACGCGTCGATCGGCTCGCGGCTCGACGCCGCCTACGGCACGCCCCACGCGGGCACCGCGACGCCCGAGCCCGCCCCGCCGCTGGAACACGACACTGCGGGCCGCATCCACCTGGACACCGGCCCCGAACCCGCGCGCCGTTCGATGGTGCCGTGGCCGTGGGTGCTGGGCCCGATCTGGCGCGCGCGCCGCGCCATCGGCCGGCTGTTCTCCGGCGGGACGGCCCCCGTGCCCTACGAACAGCCCGATTCGCCCGATCCGAAAGGCATCTGGCGCTTCGTCGGCGCGCGCCGGCGCCTGACGTTGCTGGCCCTGATGATCGCGCAGACGGTGGCGGCCACCTGGGCCATGAGCAGCGTGCTGCCGTATCACGGCCACGATTGGCTGGAAGCCATCATCATCGCGCTGTTCGCCCTGCTGTTCTGCTGGGTGTCGGCGGGCTTCTGGACGGCGATCACCGGCTTCCTGCTGCTGGCGTTCCACGGCGACCGCTTCGTCATTTCGCGCCGCGCCGCGCCCAACGCGCCCATCCCGGACGACGCGCGCACCGCCATCGTCATGCCGATCTGCAACGAGGATGTGCAGCGCGTCTTCGCAGGCCTGCGCGCGACGTACGAGTCCCTGCAGCGCACCGGCCACCTTGAGCACTTCGACTTCTTCGTGCTGTCGGACTCGGGCGACCCGGACATCCGCACGGCCGAGGCCGACGCCTGGCTGCACGTCTGCCGTGCGCTCGACGGCTTCGGGCGCGTCTTCTACCGCTGGCGCCGCCACCGCGTGAAACGCAAGAGCGGCAACATCGACGACTTCTGCCGGCGCTGGGGCGGCCGATACCGCTACATGATCGTGCTCGACGCCGACAGCGTGATGAGCGGCGACTGCCTGACACGCCTGGTGCAGCTGATGGAGGGTGCCCCGAGCGCCGGCATCATCCAGACCGCACCGCTGGCCGCCGGCCGCGACACGCTGTACGCGCGCATCCAGCAGTTCGCCACGCGCGTGTACGGGCCGCTGTTCACTGCCGGCCTGCACTACTGGCAGTTGGGCGAATCGCACTACTGGGGCCACAACGCCATCATCCGGCTGGAGCCGTTCATCAAGCACTGTGCGCTGGCGCCGATTCCGGGCAAGGGATCGCTGTCCGGCGAGATCATGTCGCACGACTTTGTCGAAGCCGCGCTGATGCGGCGCGCCGGCTGGGCGGTATGGATCGCCTACGACCTGGACGGCAGCTACGAAGAGATGCCGCCCAACCTGCTCGACGAACTGGGTCGCGACCGCCGCTGGTGCCACGGCAACCTGATGAACTTCCGTCTGTTCGGCTCGCCGGGCTTCCACCCGGTGCATCGTGCGGTGTTCGTGACGGGCGTCATGGCCTACCTGTCGGCGCCGCTGTGGTTCCTGTTCCTGCTGCTGTCGACGGCGCTGCTGGCCAAGCACACGCTGATCGCCCCGGAATACTTCACGCAGCCGCGCCAGCTCTTCCCGATCTGGCCGGAATGGCATCCGGAGAAGGCCGCCGCGCTGTTCTCGGCAACCGCAACCGTGCTGTTCCTGCCCAAGATCCTGAGCGTGCTGGTGCTGTGGGCGAAGGGACCGAGGCGCTTCGGCGGCGCGTTGCATCTGGCGCTGTCGATGGTGATCGAGGCGGTATTCTCGGTGCTGGCGGCGCCGGTGCGCATGCTGTTTCACACGCGCTTCGTCACGGCCGCGTTCCTGGGCTGGAAGGTGCACTGGAAGTCGCCGCCGCGCGACGATGCGCAGACGCACTGGGGCGACGCGGTGCGGCGCCATGGCCTGCACACGCTGCTGGGCCTGGGCTGGGCCGCGCTGGTGTACTGGCTGAACCCGAGCTTCCTGTGGTGGCTGTCGCCGGTGGTGGGCGCGCTGATCGTGTCGATCCTGCTGTCGGTGTTCTCCAGCCGCGTGACCCTGGGGCGGGGCATGCGCCGCTGGCGCCTGTTCATGATCCCCGAGGAAGTGCGCCCGCCGCGCGAACTGCGCGCGATGCGCAAGCACCTGCGCCAGGCCCCGCCGACGCCCGACTTCCGCCTGGCCGTGGTCGATCCGGTCACCAATGCGCTGATGTGCGCGATCGGCACGGCCCGCTTCCCGCACGATCCGAAGCTGCTGGAAGTGCGCGATGCCACCGTGCTCCAGGCACTGGCGGCCGGCCCGGACAAGCTCACCAGCAAGCAGAAGCTGGTGCTGCTGTCCGATCCGCTGGCGTTGTCGGCGCTGCACCTCGCGGTGTGGTCGTCCGATGTGCATCGCGCGGCCTGGCTGCCAGCCAACGCGCTGGCCTCGAAGGCCGCGGCCTGA
- the ychF gene encoding redox-regulated ATPase YchF: MSLQCGIVGLPNVGKSTLFNALTKAGIAAENYPFCTIEPNVGVVEVPDQRLSALADIVKPERVLPAVVEFVDIAGLVAGASKGEGLGNQFLANIRETDAITHVVRCFEDENVVHVAGKVDPIADIEVINTELALADLATVEKALARYSKAAKSGNDKEAAKLVAVLEKARSVLDEAKAVRTLSLSDEEWALLKPLCLITAKPTMYVANVKDDGFENNPHLDAVRAYAAQTGSPVVAVCAAIEAEIADLDDADKTEFLADMGMDEPGLNRVIRAAFKLLGLQTYFTAGVKEVRAWTIHIGDTAPRAAAAIHTDFERGFIRAQTIAYDDFIQYKGEQGAKEAGKMRAEGKEYIVKDGDVLHFLFNV, from the coding sequence ATGAGCCTCCAATGCGGCATCGTCGGTCTGCCGAACGTCGGCAAGTCGACCCTGTTCAATGCCCTGACCAAAGCCGGCATCGCCGCCGAGAACTACCCGTTCTGCACCATTGAGCCCAACGTCGGCGTGGTCGAGGTGCCGGACCAGCGCCTGTCCGCCCTGGCCGACATCGTCAAGCCGGAGCGCGTGCTGCCGGCGGTGGTCGAGTTCGTCGATATCGCAGGCCTGGTGGCGGGCGCGTCCAAGGGCGAAGGCCTGGGCAACCAGTTCCTGGCCAACATCCGCGAAACGGACGCCATCACCCACGTCGTGCGTTGTTTCGAAGATGAAAACGTCGTCCACGTGGCCGGCAAGGTGGACCCGATCGCCGACATCGAAGTGATCAACACCGAACTGGCGCTGGCCGATCTCGCCACGGTGGAAAAAGCCCTGGCGCGCTACAGCAAGGCCGCCAAGTCGGGCAACGACAAGGAAGCCGCCAAGCTGGTGGCCGTGCTGGAAAAGGCGCGCAGCGTGCTGGACGAGGCCAAGGCCGTGCGCACCTTGAGCCTGTCCGACGAGGAATGGGCGCTGCTCAAGCCGCTGTGCCTGATCACCGCCAAGCCGACCATGTACGTCGCCAACGTCAAGGACGACGGCTTCGAGAACAACCCGCACCTGGACGCCGTGCGCGCCTATGCCGCACAGACCGGCTCGCCGGTGGTGGCCGTGTGCGCGGCCATCGAGGCCGAGATCGCCGACCTGGACGATGCCGACAAGACCGAGTTCCTGGCCGACATGGGCATGGACGAGCCGGGCCTGAACCGCGTGATCCGCGCCGCCTTCAAGCTGCTGGGGCTGCAGACCTACTTCACCGCCGGCGTGAAGGAAGTACGCGCCTGGACCATCCATATCGGCGACACCGCGCCGCGCGCCGCCGCCGCCATCCACACCGACTTCGAGCGCGGCTTCATCCGCGCGCAGACCATCGCCTACGACGATTTCATCCAGTACAAGGGTGAACAGGGCGCCAAGGAAGCCGGCAAGATGCGGGCCGAAGGCAAGGAGTACATCGTCAAGGACGGTGACGTGCTGCACTTCCTGTTCAACGTCTGA
- the hemA gene encoding glutamyl-tRNA reductase — protein sequence MQLLTLGINHHTAPLSLREKVAFPLEQLKPALGTLRQHLPHRKSTAEAAILSTCNRTELYCATDGNLPEDTAHEHAIRWLAHHHNIDAGELAPHVYALGQSQAVRHAFRVASGLDSMVLGETQILGQMKDAVRTATEAGALGTYLNQLFQRTFAVAKEVRGTTEIGAHSVSMAAAAVRLAQRIFESIAEQRVLFIGAGEMIELCATHFAAQKPRETVVANRTLERGEKLAEALSNQGLNARAVRLAELPARLGEFDIVVSCTASTLPIIGLGAVERAIKQRRHRPMFMVDLAVPRDIEPEVARLSDVFLYTVDDLGAIVREGNALRQAAVAQAEAIIETRVQNFMHWLDARSVVPIIRDLHAHAEALRQGELERAQRMLARGDDPALVLEALSQALTKKFLHGPTHALNHAQGEGREQLIDLLPGLFRQSSHSER from the coding sequence ATGCAGTTGCTCACCCTCGGAATCAACCACCATACGGCGCCGCTTTCCCTGCGCGAGAAGGTGGCGTTTCCGCTCGAGCAGCTCAAGCCCGCGCTGGGCACGCTGCGCCAGCATCTGCCGCACCGCAAGAGCACGGCCGAGGCCGCCATCCTCTCCACCTGCAACCGCACCGAGCTCTACTGCGCGACCGACGGCAACCTGCCCGAAGACACCGCCCACGAGCACGCCATCCGCTGGCTGGCCCACCACCACAACATCGACGCCGGCGAACTGGCGCCCCACGTGTATGCGCTGGGGCAGTCGCAGGCCGTGCGCCACGCCTTCCGCGTGGCCAGCGGGCTCGATTCCATGGTGCTGGGCGAGACGCAGATTCTCGGCCAGATGAAGGACGCGGTGCGCACCGCCACCGAAGCCGGCGCGCTGGGCACGTACCTGAATCAGCTGTTCCAGCGCACCTTCGCGGTCGCCAAGGAGGTACGCGGCACCACCGAGATCGGCGCGCACTCCGTGTCGATGGCCGCGGCGGCGGTGCGGCTGGCGCAACGCATCTTCGAATCGATCGCCGAGCAGCGCGTGCTCTTCATCGGTGCCGGCGAGATGATCGAACTGTGCGCCACCCACTTCGCCGCGCAGAAGCCGCGCGAAACGGTGGTCGCCAACCGCACGCTGGAGCGCGGCGAAAAGCTGGCCGAGGCGCTGTCGAACCAGGGCCTGAACGCCCGCGCCGTGCGCCTGGCCGAACTGCCGGCCCGGCTCGGCGAGTTCGACATCGTCGTGTCGTGCACGGCCAGCACGCTGCCGATCATCGGCCTGGGCGCCGTCGAGCGCGCCATCAAGCAGCGCCGCCACCGCCCGATGTTCATGGTCGACCTCGCGGTGCCGCGCGACATCGAGCCGGAAGTCGCGCGCCTGTCCGACGTGTTCCTCTACACCGTGGACGACCTCGGCGCCATCGTGCGCGAGGGCAACGCGCTGCGACAGGCCGCGGTGGCGCAAGCCGAAGCCATCATCGAGACGCGCGTGCAGAACTTCATGCACTGGCTCGATGCGCGCAGCGTGGTGCCCATCATCCGCGACCTGCACGCGCACGCCGAGGCGCTGCGGCAAGGCGAACTCGAACGCGCGCAGCGCATGCTGGCGCGCGGCGATGACCCGGCGCTGGTGCTCGAAGCGCTGTCGCAGGCGCTCACCAAGAAATTCCTGCACGGCCCGACCCACGCGCTCAACCACGCGCAGGGCGAGGGCCGCGAGCAGCTGATCGACCTGCTGCCGGGCCTGTTCCGCCAGTCCAGCCACTCCGAGCGCTAG
- the grxD gene encoding Grx4 family monothiol glutaredoxin — translation MSTTHEKIDQIVKSHPVVLFMKGTAQFPMCGFSGRAVQILKACGVDQPYTVNVLEDDEIRQGIKEYANWPTIPQLYVKGEFIGGSDIMMEMYQSGELQPLLAA, via the coding sequence ATGAGCACCACGCACGAAAAGATCGACCAGATCGTCAAGAGCCACCCTGTCGTCCTCTTCATGAAGGGCACGGCGCAGTTCCCGATGTGCGGCTTCTCCGGCCGCGCCGTCCAGATCCTGAAGGCCTGCGGCGTGGACCAGCCCTACACCGTCAACGTGCTGGAAGACGACGAAATCCGCCAGGGCATCAAGGAATACGCCAACTGGCCGACCATCCCGCAGCTCTACGTCAAGGGTGAGTTCATCGGCGGCTCGGACATCATGATGGAGATGTACCAGAGCGGCGAACTGCAGCCGCTGCTGGCCGCCTGA
- a CDS encoding flagellar protein FliT yields MSRTLATPRTPQGNDSLFASYEAIASLSTEMVEAAEAGDWAGVSALERECALYMERLGRTPSRPVLSEAELRRKRDLMMRILANDARVRALVCPRQDQLLRPMDAARRSIGARQAYAAVSYY; encoded by the coding sequence ATGTCCAGGACCCTCGCCACCCCCCGCACGCCGCAAGGCAACGACAGCCTGTTCGCCAGCTATGAGGCCATTGCCAGCCTGTCGACGGAGATGGTCGAGGCGGCCGAGGCCGGGGACTGGGCGGGCGTGAGCGCCCTGGAGCGCGAGTGCGCACTCTATATGGAGCGGCTCGGCCGCACGCCGTCGCGTCCGGTGCTGTCCGAGGCGGAGCTTCGGCGCAAGCGCGACCTGATGATGCGCATCCTGGCCAACGACGCCCGTGTCCGGGCGCTGGTCTGCCCGCGCCAGGACCAGCTGCTGCGTCCCATGGATGCCGCGCGCCGTTCGATCGGCGCCCGCCAGGCCTACGCCGCCGTTTCCTACTATTGA
- the prmC gene encoding peptide chain release factor N(5)-glutamine methyltransferase translates to MRPALLNDGPAVPSTFAIPPDTLPRVADALAVLTGAGLPALEARMLVSHVTGLSRVQLITQDTCGIDDGTRTRLAELATRRLAGEPMAYLLGEREFFGRMFQVTPAVLIPRPDTELLVEQALDRIDDRDAPAVLDLGTGSGIIAVTIALARRDARVWATDTSADALAVAVRNAQALGAANMHAALGDWYAALPESDAPPVFDLIVSNPPYIASTDAHLGQGDLRFEPAGALTDHGDGLRHLRTIVAGAPARLAADGWLLLEHGYDQGPAVRALLADAGFADVFTAQDLAGHDRCSGGRHPAAQNAA, encoded by the coding sequence GTGCGCCCCGCCCTGCTCAACGACGGACCTGCCGTGCCTTCCACCTTCGCGATTCCACCCGATACGCTGCCGCGCGTGGCCGATGCGCTCGCCGTGCTGACCGGCGCCGGCCTGCCCGCCCTGGAAGCACGCATGCTGGTGTCGCATGTGACCGGCCTGTCGCGCGTGCAGCTGATCACGCAGGACACCTGCGGCATCGACGATGGCACACGCACACGACTGGCCGAGCTGGCGACCCGCCGCCTGGCAGGCGAGCCGATGGCCTATCTGCTGGGCGAACGCGAATTCTTCGGGCGCATGTTCCAGGTGACGCCGGCCGTGCTGATCCCGCGCCCGGACACCGAACTGCTGGTCGAGCAGGCGCTCGACCGCATCGACGACCGCGACGCGCCCGCCGTGCTGGACCTCGGCACGGGCAGCGGCATTATCGCCGTCACCATTGCGCTGGCCAGGCGCGATGCGCGGGTGTGGGCCACCGACACCTCCGCCGATGCGCTGGCCGTGGCCGTCCGCAATGCCCAGGCGCTCGGTGCCGCCAACATGCACGCCGCCCTGGGCGACTGGTACGCCGCCTTGCCCGAGAGCGACGCCCCGCCGGTGTTCGACCTCATCGTCAGCAACCCGCCCTACATTGCATCGACCGACGCGCACCTGGGCCAGGGCGACCTGCGCTTCGAACCCGCCGGCGCGCTCACCGACCACGGCGACGGCCTGCGCCACCTGCGCACCATCGTCGCCGGCGCGCCGGCGCGGCTGGCGGCCGACGGCTGGCTGCTGCTGGAGCACGGCTACGACCAGGGCCCCGCGGTGCGCGCGCTGCTGGCCGACGCGGGTTTCGCCGATGTCTTCACCGCCCAGGACCTCGCCGGCCACGACCGCTGCAGCGGCGGCCGGCACCCGGCCGCGCAGAACGCGGCCTGA
- a CDS encoding UbiX family flavin prenyltransferase, translating to MTSSLDAGSGPAASAQPATAGARRARRIIVAITGASGALYGVRLLQVLRDTAGVESHLLMSPAGLMNVQHELQMTREEVEALAHVVHNVRDIGATIASGSFAAEAMVVAPCSMKTLAAVAHGLSDNLIARAADVTLKERRRLILMVRETPLNLAHLRNMTAVTEMGGIVFPPVPGFYQRPKTIDDLVDHTVGRVLDLLGLPQTLAASWPGLQSAESPP from the coding sequence GTGACTTCGTCCCTGGACGCCGGCTCCGGTCCGGCGGCATCCGCCCAGCCGGCCACGGCCGGCGCACGGCGCGCGCGGCGCATCATCGTCGCGATCACCGGGGCGTCCGGCGCGCTCTACGGCGTGCGGCTGCTGCAGGTCCTGCGCGATACGGCGGGCGTGGAATCGCACCTGCTGATGTCGCCCGCCGGCCTGATGAACGTGCAGCACGAGCTGCAGATGACCCGCGAGGAAGTGGAAGCACTGGCACACGTGGTGCACAACGTGCGCGACATCGGCGCGACCATCGCCAGCGGCTCGTTCGCCGCCGAGGCCATGGTGGTGGCCCCCTGTTCGATGAAGACGCTGGCGGCCGTCGCGCACGGCCTGTCGGACAACCTGATCGCCCGCGCGGCGGACGTCACGCTCAAGGAACGCCGCCGGCTGATCCTGATGGTGCGGGAAACGCCGCTCAATCTTGCGCACCTGCGCAATATGACGGCGGTCACGGAGATGGGCGGCATCGTCTTCCCGCCCGTGCCCGGCTTCTATCAGCGGCCCAAGACCATCGACGACCTCGTCGACCACACGGTCGGGCGCGTGCTCGACCTGCTCGGCCTGCCGCAGACGCTGGCGGCCAGCTGGCCGGGGCTGCAATCGGCCGAATCGCCGCCGTAA
- a CDS encoding glucan biosynthesis protein G: protein MAGCMRLAVGLLALASAQAALAFGLNDVAARAKQLAAKPYQAPPDTLPHELRELRYDQYREIRFKSDQAYWRRDKLPFELGFFHEGSYYDQPVKINEVSPAGAREIRFDPRLFDYGPVKLDPKHLRNLGFAGFRIHYPMNTPKYKDEVIVFLGASYFRGIGKGQVYGLSARGLAIDTALNSGEEFPRFTEFWIERPAANAKELTIYALLNSRRATGAYRFVIKPGTDTEVDVKAQLYMRENVSKLGIAPLTSMFFFGENQPASALDFRPEVHDSDGLSMLSGTGEWIWRPLTNPKRLLVSSFSTTNPGGFGLMQRDRAFSSYQEIGDRYELRPSAWVEPVGKWGAGRVELVQIPTPDETNDNVVAYWVPETPPKPQQPFNLEYRLLWQKEGDKKPGLSWVTQTRRSHGWTTKRPDERKPDDTIALVVDFEGPALAKLPPNAPVEPVFTADANGKIESIFGQPNTATGGWRVTVRLKRVDDDKPIELRGYLRSGGTGLSETWSYLLPPG from the coding sequence ATGGCCGGCTGCATGCGGCTGGCTGTCGGCCTGCTGGCGCTGGCCTCGGCGCAGGCGGCGCTGGCCTTCGGCCTCAACGACGTGGCCGCGCGCGCCAAGCAGCTGGCGGCCAAGCCTTATCAGGCGCCGCCCGACACGCTGCCGCACGAACTGCGCGAGCTGCGCTACGACCAGTACCGCGAAATCCGCTTCAAGTCGGACCAGGCCTACTGGCGCCGCGACAAACTGCCGTTCGAGCTCGGCTTCTTCCACGAGGGCTCGTACTACGACCAGCCGGTGAAGATCAACGAGGTCTCCCCGGCCGGCGCGCGCGAGATCCGCTTCGACCCCAGGCTGTTCGACTACGGCCCCGTCAAGCTCGACCCGAAGCATCTGCGCAACCTGGGCTTCGCCGGATTCCGCATCCATTACCCGATGAACACGCCCAAGTACAAGGACGAAGTCATCGTCTTCCTGGGCGCGTCCTACTTCCGCGGCATCGGCAAGGGGCAGGTCTATGGCCTGTCCGCGCGCGGCCTGGCCATCGATACCGCGCTCAACTCCGGCGAGGAATTCCCCCGCTTCACCGAATTCTGGATCGAGCGCCCGGCGGCCAACGCCAAGGAGCTGACGATCTACGCCCTGCTCAATTCGCGCCGCGCCACCGGCGCGTACCGCTTCGTCATCAAGCCAGGCACGGACACCGAGGTCGACGTGAAGGCGCAGCTCTACATGCGCGAGAACGTCAGCAAGCTGGGCATCGCGCCGCTGACCAGCATGTTCTTCTTCGGCGAGAACCAGCCGGCCAGTGCGCTGGACTTCCGGCCCGAAGTCCATGACTCCGACGGCCTGTCGATGCTGTCGGGCACGGGCGAATGGATCTGGCGCCCGCTCACCAACCCGAAGCGCCTGCTGGTCAGCTCCTTCTCCACCACCAACCCCGGCGGCTTCGGCCTGATGCAGCGCGACCGCGCCTTCTCCAGCTACCAGGAAATCGGCGACCGCTACGAGCTGCGCCCGAGCGCGTGGGTGGAGCCGGTCGGCAAATGGGGCGCCGGCCGCGTGGAGCTGGTGCAGATCCCGACGCCGGACGAGACCAACGACAACGTGGTCGCATACTGGGTGCCCGAGACGCCGCCCAAGCCGCAGCAGCCGTTCAACCTCGAATACCGCCTGCTGTGGCAGAAGGAGGGCGACAAGAAGCCCGGCCTGTCGTGGGTCACGCAGACGCGCCGCTCGCACGGCTGGACCACCAAGCGCCCCGACGAGCGCAAGCCGGACGACACCATCGCCCTCGTGGTCGACTTCGAGGGCCCGGCCCTGGCGAAGCTGCCGCCCAACGCACCGGTCGAGCCGGTGTTCACGGCGGACGCCAACGGCAAGATCGAATCGATCTTCGGCCAACCCAACACCGCGACCGGCGGCTGGCGCGTCACCGTGCGCCTGAAGCGGGTCGACGACGACAAACCCATCGAGCTGCGCGGCTATCTGCGCAGCGGCGGTACCGGACTTTCTGAGACGTGGAGCTACCTGCTACCTCCGGGCTGA
- a CDS encoding lytic transglycosylase domain-containing protein — protein MAGPTLAQTVRRSRPDGHRLAGLRWIRAGAALALCLSSLAAQAAGDCFEQAGAYQGVNPTVLRAIAWFESKGDPRAVHRNADGSVDIGQAQINSIHFGTLARYGVPQHALTDACVNIYVAAWLLKQKMVKHGNTWRAIGAYHSETPAQRDAYARSIQRVLVTWGELKPGQ, from the coding sequence ATGGCCGGCCCCACACTCGCCCAGACTGTCCGACGCAGCCGCCCGGATGGCCACAGGCTTGCGGGCCTGCGCTGGATCCGCGCGGGTGCGGCGCTGGCGCTATGCCTGTCGAGCCTGGCGGCCCAGGCGGCGGGGGACTGCTTCGAGCAGGCCGGGGCCTACCAGGGCGTCAATCCAACCGTGCTGCGCGCGATCGCGTGGTTCGAGTCAAAGGGCGACCCGCGCGCCGTGCATCGCAATGCCGACGGGTCGGTCGATATCGGCCAGGCACAGATCAATTCGATCCACTTCGGCACGCTGGCGCGCTACGGTGTGCCGCAGCACGCGCTGACCGATGCCTGCGTCAACATCTACGTGGCCGCGTGGCTGCTCAAGCAGAAGATGGTGAAGCACGGCAACACGTGGCGCGCCATCGGCGCCTACCACTCCGAGACGCCCGCGCAGCGCGATGCCTATGCGCGCAGCATCCAGCGCGTGCTGGTGACGTGGGGCGAACTGAAGCCCGGGCAGTGA